The Globicephala melas chromosome X, mGloMel1.2, whole genome shotgun sequence genome window below encodes:
- the LOC138842528 gene encoding LOW QUALITY PROTEIN: uncharacterized protein (The sequence of the model RefSeq protein was modified relative to this genomic sequence to represent the inferred CDS: substituted 1 base at 1 genomic stop codon) — translation MGQTVMTPLSLTLSHWTEVRARAHNFSVEVKKGKWQTLCASEWPTFQIGWPPKGSFLLDKIKLLKSKIFNIDPHGHPDQVPYVLVWEDLILSPPPWVRPFVSSTGTSAHTSAASEILALKKNPNTEKLPDAPDPPKAIYPDPQSDLLLLDSPPPYPPAPNPLPPRGPPAPLPSAQREPSMMEEERGPSAGTRSRRAISPRDMAYLSIESMAPPDGQGNRPLQYWPFSSADLYNWKMHNPTFSENPQALTALIESLVFSHQPTWDDCQQLLQTLLTTEERQRVLLEARKNVLGANGQPTQLPNEIDVGFPLVRPNWDFNAPEGRERLKMYRQALVAGLHGAARRPTNLAKVREVTQGPQESPTVFLECLMEAFRRFTPYDPTSEEHRATVAMAFIDQAAPDIRKKLQRLDGLQGFSLQELVKEADKVYNKRETEEEKEERKQKEQAARERRRDKRQERNLSKILATVVGGRNIGDRNGQEGRTADRRRPLDKDQCAYCKEKGHWARECPKKKNGGRPTRNKILTLEEDDXESQGSNPLPEPRVTLKVEGEPVQFLVDTGAQHSVLLHSKGPISAKRSWVQGATGNKQYSWTTRRTVDLGIGRVTHSFLIILECPYPLLRRDLLSKVGAQIHFQPEGPTITDNKGRLLQILTMKLEDEYK, via the coding sequence atgggacaaactGTGATgactcctctttcccttaccctaagccattggaccgaagttcgggccagagcccataatttttcggtagaggtgaagaaaggaaagtggcagactttgtgtgcctctgaatggccaacatttcagataggatggccccccaaaggatcctttttattagacaagattaagctgctgaagtctaaaatatttaatatagatccccacggacacccagaccaagtaccatatgtcttggtctgggaagatttaattctctccccacctccgtgggtccggccctttgtttcctcaacaggtacgtcTGCGCACACATCAGCAGCGTCGGAgatattagccttaaagaaaaaccccaacacggaAAAGCTACCTGACGCCCCGGATCCACCGAAGgcgatttatcctgacccgcagtccgatttgcttcttttggattccccacccccttatcctccggccccaaatcccctaccacctagaggacccccagctccactgccctcggcacaaagggaaccatccatgatggaagaagaaaggggtccctcagcgggcactaggagccggagggctatctccccgAGAGATATGGCCTATCTCTCCATAGAGAGTATGGCCCCCCCCGACggccaagggaatagacctctccaatattggcccttttcctctgcagatctttataattggaaaatgcataacccaactttttccgaaaatccacaggcccttaccgctttaatagaatctcttgttttctcccaccagcccacatgggatgattgtcagcagctgcttcagactctcctaacgactgaggagaggcaacgggttcttttagaagccagaaaaaatgtattaggcgccaatgggcaacctacccagctgcctaaTGAGATTGATGTtggtttcccactcgtcaggccaaactgggatttcaatgccccggaaggtagggagcgcctgaaaatgtatcgccaggctctggtggcgggtctccatggagcggccagacggcccactaatttggctaaggtaagggaagtaactcaggggccccaggaatcgccaactgtgttcctggaatgtttaatggaagcctttagacgctttaccccttatgatccaacttcggaggAACATAGGGCTACTGTAGCAATGGCTTTCATTGATCAAGCGGCCCCTGATATTaggaagaaattacagaggctagatggcttgcagggattttcgcttcaggagttagtaaaagaggcagataaagtatataacaaaagagaaacagaggaagagaaagaagaaagaaagcagaaagagcaggcaGCCCGTGAAAGAAGACGAGATAAGAGACAagagaggaatttaagtaagatactggccactgtggttggaggaagaaatataggggatagaaatgggcaggaagggcgaacggcagacagaaggcgaccattagacaaggaccaatgtgcctactgtaaagaaaaaggacattgggcgagagaatgccctaagaaaaagaatggaggaaggccaaccagAAACAAAATCTTAACCTTGGAAGAAGACgactaggaaagtcagggctcgaaccctctccccgagccccgggtaactcttaaagtggagggggaacctgttcaatttttggtagataccggagcccagcactccgtccttctccactcaaaaggtcctatctcagctaaaaggtcatgggtacaaggagccactgggaataaacaatattcatggaccacacgaaggacagtagatcttgggattggacgagtaacccattcatttttgattattctggaatgcccctatcctttgctgagaagagatttactctccaaagtaggggctcaaatccactttcagccagaaggtcccaccataactgataataaaggaaggttacttcaaatattgactatgaaattagaagatgaatataaa